In the genome of Brachypodium distachyon strain Bd21 chromosome 3, Brachypodium_distachyon_v3.0, whole genome shotgun sequence, the window gagaaaaacaaaatctgaaaaagtTACAACCATATTTCTATACCTACGTCCAATTCAACCTACAGTTACCATCTTCTATAAACTTCAGGCACCAACCATTTTGGTTCATAATTACAGTACATTGAttagacaattttttttttaaagacaCAAGCATACTACTCTCACACCTACCACCTATTCAATCTACAGTTACCGGCTTATGTGAACTTTAGGTACCAACCTATTTTGGTTCAAAGTTACCACACACTCGACAGGGATAAATTAAatctagaaaaagaaaaaaccattCATGAAACTGCAACTCCCACATATCCAACCTACCTTTACGAGTTTATCCAAACTTCCAAACTTCACGAATTTGCTCTAGGAtaataaaaaatgattttaatttgtgcaaccttttttttagttgCAACCAGATGGCGAGAACAAGTAACTGAGCAAACAAAACATTCTACGTCCGATTATGGTCAAATTATTAAATGGGGTCATTTTGGGCAAAACTTTTACTAAATGAGGTCAGAAAAACGAAAAACTCAATAAACTGGGTCAAAGCTGTCAAACAACTGGAACTTTGGGGTAAgaaatggaattcactcttATAGGAGGCTTAGAAATTCCGAATGCAAAGACGTGGAACAACAGCTATAGAGGAGACTCAATAGATGGAAAGGGTGTCGCCGTCTTTCGTCACGAGGACTCATTGCTCTAATCAATTCGGTGCGCACTAGCATGGTTATGCATATGTTGTCCTTTTTTGATGTGTCGTGCatcgtttcttttctttatgaaACAACACGACGTGTTATTTACTGCAAAAGAGAGTCGAAATGGGTTTGTCCGGAAAGAGTTATGGTGCCTAAGATGATAGATTATACTACCTTTACAATTCTTCTCACACTGTGATCACCACAAAAAAGAAGCATCGTCTCGGTTGTTTGAATGCATTATGCCGGCCAAATGACCAGGATTAGGAACCTAAGATTTAGACGTTAAAAATATCTCCCTACTTTGTAGATGCATAGCTAAATTTCTAATGGAGAATGGCTAGTAGCAAACCATGTTGAGAAACAAGTATCTGGGATCTAAATGTCTATCCCGGGTGGATTGGATGCCGGGGGACTTCCACTTCTCGGCCGGCTTAATGATTGGAGGGTATCAATCTCTCTCTAAAGCCGCCGGATTTGTTCCTTGGTCCCTAGACGGGCACGCCAGATAGTAGTATGTAAATTTGACGTGTTCTCGGCACTAGTCCAGTCTAAGCTGTCCACTTTGAACAGTTAACTTTGGGAGCTAGCTAAACCTTCCCATGGTACTTGCGGAAATAGGCCGTCTTTACCAAAGGTAATCTAATAAAGCGTAATGTGACGATAGTCCGAGATCATGTAGCTTTTTCTCCGAAGCGGAGATAATTATACACAAGTTTTATGACTGTTGCCTAGCGCGTCCTACATGGTCCATAGTTCAGATTGTGACCAATCTCCGTTCTCCGCCAAACGCCACCATGCAACTTGTTTGCAAATTGGCCGCACGAAATCGACTATAGATTAAAATCGAGTATTTGAGTAGGACAATATCTATTTGTTGGTATATGTGGGCATGTGGCTATATAGAAAgaataaatttcacagaaaCACAGATTTTGAGTCAGTCTTCTCACTGATTCActacttttgctaatttgtccacAGAACCACAGGTTTTGTGTCAAATTGTCTCACCTCACCCGAAATAACGATTAAAGCAACTTTGACAGcatttcttacatgtgggtcccGCCTGTCAGGCGCCACGTCTTTTTCATTGAACcctttgcattttttttcttttatttcctcACCCCCTCGTCTTCTTGCTCTACCCTGCAGGCTATGCACCACACAAATGGCGTGCTGATCTTCACATCTAAGCTCCATTGTCCAAACCCTCATTTCTTACGTTTTTCATTATTGGACTTGATTTCTTTCTGTTGGCTCTGTGTGTCCTGTTATGCAGAGGCCAACCGTGTGAGTTATATTTGCTTGATGCGACACTCAAAATCAATAAACACCGTTTATTGAAAAAAATACTTTGCCATATCGTCGACTGCGTGTGTCACGGAAGGTTAGGATCACACGTATCCATGTCTTTACAGTTTACAAGAGTCCAAGTGAAACAgtgatttgtttcttcccATGCGAGATTATGCATCTCGGGATTTCCCGATTACACGAACTTTGAACAGTCCAACCATCAAAACAAATTGCTTTGAGCATATATTAAAATAGATTAATTTTTTATACGTTGTTTGCAAATGCCACATAAATTGAAATGCCATTATGTTTCAAATTGGTTTTGAGCTAGCCACAGAAAGGTGAATTATGGATCTGAACTGGTAATTTCAATGACAATTAGTTTCACGGTCTATTTAGAGTTCTCAACGAAAGACGTCACATCTATACCTGTACATTAGAGACGTACGCAGGCACGTTTAGTTTACTACTACGTGGAGTAATTGCTTAGGGATACATTAGAGACGTAAGACGTTCCCGGATACAATTGCATTAACATCCTATTGTGTTTGTACTCCATATAGCACGGACTCGATCTATATCCCGTACCTGTGTTGACGCGTTCCCAGGCAACAAAGCCCTCCATATATACCGGCGGCAGTTTCGCTTGCTACACATACATCATATCGCGCCGCGAATCGTCTTCCTTAACTCGACGTCGCTCTTTTTTCGCACGGTAGTTTCCGCCCTAGAACGAAAACAAAGGATCGGAGAAGGAGCAGATCGATGGCGCGTTTCCATGTCGCCGATGCGTCGCAGTACCTGGCCATCACCGGCTGGGGCATCGACGACGTGAAGCTCGCCAAGAAGGCTTTGGTGTTCGTGGGACAGGATTGTAAGAAGTTCAGCATCTCGCCGGTCAACTACGAGTTCGAGGTGCACGCCATGAGCGCCGAGAAGCTCCCCTTCGTCCTCCCCGCCGTCTTCACCATCGGCCCCAAGGTCACCCCGGCCATCACCGACCCCCCGGCAAAAGGCATCCAAGAGATGGAGCAGCAGCTTCTCCTCTACGCCAAGCTCATCGCCCCGCTGCACAATTCGGACACAAAAGTCCACGACCTCGTCAAGGGTGTCATCGAGGGCGAGACCCGCGTGCTCGCCGCGGAGCTCACCATGGAGGAGATCTTCAAGGGCACCAAGACGTTCAAGAAGCAGGTCTTCGAGAGGGTGCAGCTGGAGCTCAATCAGTTTGGCCTCATCATCTACAACGCCAACGTGAAGCAGCTGGTGGACGTGCCGGGCCACGAGTACTTCTCGTACCTGGGCCAGAAGACGCAGCAGGATGCGGCGAACCAGGCCAAGGTGGACGTGGCGGAGGCAAAGATGAAGGGCGAGGTGGGCGCCAAGGAGAGGGACGGCCTGACGCGGCAGAACGCTGCCAAGGTGGATGCAGAGACCAAGGTGCTGTCGGTGAGGCAGCAGGGTCAGGGGCTCAAGGAGGAAGCCAAGGTGAAAGCTGAGGTGAAGGTGTTCGAGAATGCCAGGGAGGCCGAAGTCGCTGCGGCCATGGCcgatctgaagatgaagaaggcCGGGTGGGACAAGCAGGCCAAGGTGgccgaggtggaggcggccaaGGCCGTCGCCATCcgcgaggccgagctccagaTGGAGGTTGAGCGCAAGAACGCGCTACGCCAGACCGAGAAGCTCAAGGCCGAGCAGCTCAGCAAGGCCACCGTGCAGTACGAAACAGGGGTATGTTACCTACATATTTCTCATATTTTTGTGTTAACTTCTTCTATCGATCCGATCGAACAGATATTCAGATATGCATGTTAATTGATAATCTATGTGTGTAGGTTCAAGACTCGAATGCGCTGTTGTACAGCA includes:
- the LOC100832661 gene encoding flotillin-like protein 2, whose amino-acid sequence is MARFHVADASQYLAITGWGIDDVKLAKKALVFVGQDCKKFSISPVNYEFEVHAMSAEKLPFVLPAVFTIGPKVTPAITDPPAKGIQEMEQQLLLYAKLIAPLHNSDTKVHDLVKGVIEGETRVLAAELTMEEIFKGTKTFKKQVFERVQLELNQFGLIIYNANVKQLVDVPGHEYFSYLGQKTQQDAANQAKVDVAEAKMKGEVGAKERDGLTRQNAAKVDAETKVLSVRQQGQGLKEEAKVKAEVKVFENAREAEVAAAMADLKMKKAGWDKQAKVAEVEAAKAVAIREAELQMEVERKNALRQTEKLKAEQLSKATVQYETGVQDSNALLYSRQKAAEAALFEQMRAAEARKAQADAQFFEQKMSEDAKLYAKQKEAESLALVGKAKTEYVASMLQALGGNYHALRDYLMIDGGMYAEMARINAGAVNGMQPKISIWSNGEGAGGSEAAAGNALQQVAGVYKMLPPLLSTVHEQTGMLPPAWIGTLPKDKAAAN